A single window of Dermacentor albipictus isolate Rhodes 1998 colony chromosome 1, USDA_Dalb.pri_finalv2, whole genome shotgun sequence DNA harbors:
- the LOC139060194 gene encoding uncharacterized protein isoform X3: MTRPPLTKIGPPVETLASLSEMYAIVEFTATEEVEVVPCTWVNGDKCLWPKVPSDRATRMVRRAAKPDAGFLSYDALVKGVFHTYEDGRAKLEEARFRSDLSESDGGGKRKRIRPLRYSSESDSDDDLPRAPLQLSMQHKTPCRVPKKRRMEPLQGNSEMTSLPGSSRETPALPFENRNEDEVGLIRDCVAVAEVAQQSQGAESQQHLDASPSANCCRQTSGTALSSAEFQRRVINSLNIVRHNQAEIIQMLTVALQRNSPPGAETSNTPEPVLRCPLDSVREVLDFNEELTEGKSEALVLDLMGYGTRTLNTTIKSMMAYIMSDQAASEFSMDGRKGKVRFRDLKLVKVLFSAARRTRHHKDCTVDDVLYHIKEWLRRAKESCCTETRRYFRAGP; encoded by the exons atgacgaggccgcctttgacgaagataggtcctcctgtagaaacgttggccagcctgtctgag ATGTATGCAATTGTGGAGTTTACTGCTACAGAGGAAGTGGAGGTTGTGCCTTGCACGTGGGTAAATGGTGACAAATGTCTGTGGCCAAAAGTGCCATCAGATAGAGCCACAAGAATGGTTCGACGCGCAGCAAAACCAGATGCGGGATTCCTCTCATATGATGCGCTCGTGAAAGGTGTATTCC ACACATATGAAGATGGCCGTGCAAAGTTGGAAGAGGCCCGGTTCAGGTCCGATTTATCGGAATCTGATGGCGGTGGAAAGCGGAAGAGAATTAGACCTTTGCGCTACAGTTCGGAATCTGATTCCGATGATGACCTTCCGCGCGCCCCCTTGCAGCTTTCCATGCAGCACAAGACAC CTTGCAGAGTCCCAAAAAAGCGCAGAATGGAGCCTCTGCAAGGAAATTCAGAGATGACGTCACTGCCAG GTTCTAGTCGGGAGACACCCGCTCTTCCTTTCGAAAATCGGAATGAGGACGAAGTCGGCCTAATTAGGGATTGTGTGGCTGTGGCTGAGGTGGCGCAACAGTCCCAAG GAGCTGAGAGTCAGCAGCATTTGGATGCCAGCCCCAGTGCCAATT GTTGTCGACAAACCTCGGGGACAGCCCTGAGCAGTGCTG AGTTTCAGCGGCGGGTTATAAACAGTTTAAATATCGTGAGGCACAATCAGGCTGAAATTATACAGATGCTGACAGTAGCCCTACAAAGAAATAGTCCTCCAGGTGCAGAAACTTCAAACACTCCTGAGCCAGTGCTGCGCTGCCCACTGGACAGTGTGCGAGAAGTCCTTGATTTCAATGAAGAACTGACTGAAGGAAAAAGTGAAGCTCTG GTTCTGGACCTTATGGGCTATGGAACAAGAACCCTGAACACAACTATTAAGTCAATGATGGCTTATATAATGAGTGATCAGGCTGCGTCGGAATTTAGTATGGACGGCCGCAAAGGCAAGGTTCGATTTAGGGACCTGAAGCTCGTCAAAGTTCTGTTCT CGGCTGCTCGGCGGACACGCCACCACAAAGACTGCACGgtagacgacgtgctctaccacATAAAGGAGTGGCTGCGCAGggcaaaagaaag TTGCTGTACAGAAACCAGACGCTACTTCCGTGCAGGACCATGA
- the LOC139060194 gene encoding uncharacterized protein isoform X1 produces the protein MTRPPLTKIGPPVETLASLSEMYAIVEFTATEEVEVVPCTWVNGDKCLWPKVPSDRATRMVRRAAKPDAGFLSYDALVKGVFHTYEDGRAKLEEARFRSDLSESDGGGKRKRIRPLRYSSESDSDDDLPRAPLQLSMQHKTPCRVPKKRRMEPLQGNSEMTSLPGSSRETPALPFENRNEDEVGLIRDCVAVAEVAQQSQAIIAGAESQQHLDASPSANCCRQTSGTALSSAEFQRRVINSLNIVRHNQAEIIQMLTVALQRNSPPGAETSNTPEPVLRCPLDSVREVLDFNEELTEGKSEALVLDLMGYGTRTLNTTIKSMMAYIMSDQAASEFSMDGRKGKVRFRDLKLVKVLFSAARRTRHHKDCTVDDVLYHIKEWLRRAKESCCTETRRYFRAGP, from the exons atgacgaggccgcctttgacgaagataggtcctcctgtagaaacgttggccagcctgtctgag ATGTATGCAATTGTGGAGTTTACTGCTACAGAGGAAGTGGAGGTTGTGCCTTGCACGTGGGTAAATGGTGACAAATGTCTGTGGCCAAAAGTGCCATCAGATAGAGCCACAAGAATGGTTCGACGCGCAGCAAAACCAGATGCGGGATTCCTCTCATATGATGCGCTCGTGAAAGGTGTATTCC ACACATATGAAGATGGCCGTGCAAAGTTGGAAGAGGCCCGGTTCAGGTCCGATTTATCGGAATCTGATGGCGGTGGAAAGCGGAAGAGAATTAGACCTTTGCGCTACAGTTCGGAATCTGATTCCGATGATGACCTTCCGCGCGCCCCCTTGCAGCTTTCCATGCAGCACAAGACAC CTTGCAGAGTCCCAAAAAAGCGCAGAATGGAGCCTCTGCAAGGAAATTCAGAGATGACGTCACTGCCAG GTTCTAGTCGGGAGACACCCGCTCTTCCTTTCGAAAATCGGAATGAGGACGAAGTCGGCCTAATTAGGGATTGTGTGGCTGTGGCTGAGGTGGCGCAACAGTCCCAAG CTATTATTGCAGGAGCTGAGAGTCAGCAGCATTTGGATGCCAGCCCCAGTGCCAATT GTTGTCGACAAACCTCGGGGACAGCCCTGAGCAGTGCTG AGTTTCAGCGGCGGGTTATAAACAGTTTAAATATCGTGAGGCACAATCAGGCTGAAATTATACAGATGCTGACAGTAGCCCTACAAAGAAATAGTCCTCCAGGTGCAGAAACTTCAAACACTCCTGAGCCAGTGCTGCGCTGCCCACTGGACAGTGTGCGAGAAGTCCTTGATTTCAATGAAGAACTGACTGAAGGAAAAAGTGAAGCTCTG GTTCTGGACCTTATGGGCTATGGAACAAGAACCCTGAACACAACTATTAAGTCAATGATGGCTTATATAATGAGTGATCAGGCTGCGTCGGAATTTAGTATGGACGGCCGCAAAGGCAAGGTTCGATTTAGGGACCTGAAGCTCGTCAAAGTTCTGTTCT CGGCTGCTCGGCGGACACGCCACCACAAAGACTGCACGgtagacgacgtgctctaccacATAAAGGAGTGGCTGCGCAGggcaaaagaaag TTGCTGTACAGAAACCAGACGCTACTTCCGTGCAGGACCATGA
- the LOC139060194 gene encoding uncharacterized protein isoform X4 yields the protein MTRPPLTKIGPPVETLASLSEMYAIVEFTATEEVEVVPCTWVNGDKCLWPKVPSDRATRMVRRAAKPDAGFLSYDALVKGVFHTYEDGRAKLEEARFRSDLSESDGGGKRKRIRPLRYSSESDSDDDLPRAPLQLSMQHKTPCRVPKKRRMEPLQGNSEMTSLPGSSRETPALPFENRNEDEVGLIRDCVAVAEVAQQSQAIIAGAESQQHLDASPSANCCRQTSGTALSSAEFQRRVINSLNIVRHNQAEIIQMLTVALQRNSPPGAETSNTPEPVLRCPLDSVREVLDFNEELTEGKSEALVLDLMGYGTRTLNTTIKSMMAYIMSDQAASEFSMDGRKGKVRFRDLKLVKVLFSAARRTRHHKDCTVDDVLYHIKEWLRRAKERCAATAKKD from the exons atgacgaggccgcctttgacgaagataggtcctcctgtagaaacgttggccagcctgtctgag ATGTATGCAATTGTGGAGTTTACTGCTACAGAGGAAGTGGAGGTTGTGCCTTGCACGTGGGTAAATGGTGACAAATGTCTGTGGCCAAAAGTGCCATCAGATAGAGCCACAAGAATGGTTCGACGCGCAGCAAAACCAGATGCGGGATTCCTCTCATATGATGCGCTCGTGAAAGGTGTATTCC ACACATATGAAGATGGCCGTGCAAAGTTGGAAGAGGCCCGGTTCAGGTCCGATTTATCGGAATCTGATGGCGGTGGAAAGCGGAAGAGAATTAGACCTTTGCGCTACAGTTCGGAATCTGATTCCGATGATGACCTTCCGCGCGCCCCCTTGCAGCTTTCCATGCAGCACAAGACAC CTTGCAGAGTCCCAAAAAAGCGCAGAATGGAGCCTCTGCAAGGAAATTCAGAGATGACGTCACTGCCAG GTTCTAGTCGGGAGACACCCGCTCTTCCTTTCGAAAATCGGAATGAGGACGAAGTCGGCCTAATTAGGGATTGTGTGGCTGTGGCTGAGGTGGCGCAACAGTCCCAAG CTATTATTGCAGGAGCTGAGAGTCAGCAGCATTTGGATGCCAGCCCCAGTGCCAATT GTTGTCGACAAACCTCGGGGACAGCCCTGAGCAGTGCTG AGTTTCAGCGGCGGGTTATAAACAGTTTAAATATCGTGAGGCACAATCAGGCTGAAATTATACAGATGCTGACAGTAGCCCTACAAAGAAATAGTCCTCCAGGTGCAGAAACTTCAAACACTCCTGAGCCAGTGCTGCGCTGCCCACTGGACAGTGTGCGAGAAGTCCTTGATTTCAATGAAGAACTGACTGAAGGAAAAAGTGAAGCTCTG GTTCTGGACCTTATGGGCTATGGAACAAGAACCCTGAACACAACTATTAAGTCAATGATGGCTTATATAATGAGTGATCAGGCTGCGTCGGAATTTAGTATGGACGGCCGCAAAGGCAAGGTTCGATTTAGGGACCTGAAGCTCGTCAAAGTTCTGTTCT CGGCTGCTCGGCGGACACGCCACCACAAAGACTGCACGgtagacgacgtgctctaccacATAAAGGAGTGGCTGCGCAGggcaaaagaaaggtgtgcagcCACTGCTAAGAAAGACTGA
- the LOC139060194 gene encoding uncharacterized protein isoform X5, with the protein MMYAIVEFTATEEVEVVPCTWVNGDKCLWPKVPSDRATRMVRRAAKPDAGFLSYDALVKGVFHTYEDGRAKLEEARFRSDLSESDGGGKRKRIRPLRYSSESDSDDDLPRAPLQLSMQHKTPCRVPKKRRMEPLQGNSEMTSLPGSSRETPALPFENRNEDEVGLIRDCVAVAEVAQQSQAIIAGAESQQHLDASPSANCCRQTSGTALSSAEFQRRVINSLNIVRHNQAEIIQMLTVALQRNSPPGAETSNTPEPVLRCPLDSVREVLDFNEELTEGKSEALVLDLMGYGTRTLNTTIKSMMAYIMSDQAASEFSMDGRKGKVRFRDLKLVKVLFSAARRTRHHKDCTVDDVLYHIKEWLRRAKESCCTETRRYFRAGP; encoded by the exons ATG ATGTATGCAATTGTGGAGTTTACTGCTACAGAGGAAGTGGAGGTTGTGCCTTGCACGTGGGTAAATGGTGACAAATGTCTGTGGCCAAAAGTGCCATCAGATAGAGCCACAAGAATGGTTCGACGCGCAGCAAAACCAGATGCGGGATTCCTCTCATATGATGCGCTCGTGAAAGGTGTATTCC ACACATATGAAGATGGCCGTGCAAAGTTGGAAGAGGCCCGGTTCAGGTCCGATTTATCGGAATCTGATGGCGGTGGAAAGCGGAAGAGAATTAGACCTTTGCGCTACAGTTCGGAATCTGATTCCGATGATGACCTTCCGCGCGCCCCCTTGCAGCTTTCCATGCAGCACAAGACAC CTTGCAGAGTCCCAAAAAAGCGCAGAATGGAGCCTCTGCAAGGAAATTCAGAGATGACGTCACTGCCAG GTTCTAGTCGGGAGACACCCGCTCTTCCTTTCGAAAATCGGAATGAGGACGAAGTCGGCCTAATTAGGGATTGTGTGGCTGTGGCTGAGGTGGCGCAACAGTCCCAAG CTATTATTGCAGGAGCTGAGAGTCAGCAGCATTTGGATGCCAGCCCCAGTGCCAATT GTTGTCGACAAACCTCGGGGACAGCCCTGAGCAGTGCTG AGTTTCAGCGGCGGGTTATAAACAGTTTAAATATCGTGAGGCACAATCAGGCTGAAATTATACAGATGCTGACAGTAGCCCTACAAAGAAATAGTCCTCCAGGTGCAGAAACTTCAAACACTCCTGAGCCAGTGCTGCGCTGCCCACTGGACAGTGTGCGAGAAGTCCTTGATTTCAATGAAGAACTGACTGAAGGAAAAAGTGAAGCTCTG GTTCTGGACCTTATGGGCTATGGAACAAGAACCCTGAACACAACTATTAAGTCAATGATGGCTTATATAATGAGTGATCAGGCTGCGTCGGAATTTAGTATGGACGGCCGCAAAGGCAAGGTTCGATTTAGGGACCTGAAGCTCGTCAAAGTTCTGTTCT CGGCTGCTCGGCGGACACGCCACCACAAAGACTGCACGgtagacgacgtgctctaccacATAAAGGAGTGGCTGCGCAGggcaaaagaaag TTGCTGTACAGAAACCAGACGCTACTTCCGTGCAGGACCATGA
- the LOC139060194 gene encoding uncharacterized protein isoform X2 → MYSWVFCFNMRVVASFQMYAIVEFTATEEVEVVPCTWVNGDKCLWPKVPSDRATRMVRRAAKPDAGFLSYDALVKGVFHTYEDGRAKLEEARFRSDLSESDGGGKRKRIRPLRYSSESDSDDDLPRAPLQLSMQHKTPCRVPKKRRMEPLQGNSEMTSLPGSSRETPALPFENRNEDEVGLIRDCVAVAEVAQQSQAIIAGAESQQHLDASPSANCCRQTSGTALSSAEFQRRVINSLNIVRHNQAEIIQMLTVALQRNSPPGAETSNTPEPVLRCPLDSVREVLDFNEELTEGKSEALVLDLMGYGTRTLNTTIKSMMAYIMSDQAASEFSMDGRKGKVRFRDLKLVKVLFSAARRTRHHKDCTVDDVLYHIKEWLRRAKESCCTETRRYFRAGP, encoded by the exons atgtatagtTGGGTTTTTTGTTTTAATATGCGCGTGGTGGCATCATTTCAGATGTATGCAATTGTGGAGTTTACTGCTACAGAGGAAGTGGAGGTTGTGCCTTGCACGTGGGTAAATGGTGACAAATGTCTGTGGCCAAAAGTGCCATCAGATAGAGCCACAAGAATGGTTCGACGCGCAGCAAAACCAGATGCGGGATTCCTCTCATATGATGCGCTCGTGAAAGGTGTATTCC ACACATATGAAGATGGCCGTGCAAAGTTGGAAGAGGCCCGGTTCAGGTCCGATTTATCGGAATCTGATGGCGGTGGAAAGCGGAAGAGAATTAGACCTTTGCGCTACAGTTCGGAATCTGATTCCGATGATGACCTTCCGCGCGCCCCCTTGCAGCTTTCCATGCAGCACAAGACAC CTTGCAGAGTCCCAAAAAAGCGCAGAATGGAGCCTCTGCAAGGAAATTCAGAGATGACGTCACTGCCAG GTTCTAGTCGGGAGACACCCGCTCTTCCTTTCGAAAATCGGAATGAGGACGAAGTCGGCCTAATTAGGGATTGTGTGGCTGTGGCTGAGGTGGCGCAACAGTCCCAAG CTATTATTGCAGGAGCTGAGAGTCAGCAGCATTTGGATGCCAGCCCCAGTGCCAATT GTTGTCGACAAACCTCGGGGACAGCCCTGAGCAGTGCTG AGTTTCAGCGGCGGGTTATAAACAGTTTAAATATCGTGAGGCACAATCAGGCTGAAATTATACAGATGCTGACAGTAGCCCTACAAAGAAATAGTCCTCCAGGTGCAGAAACTTCAAACACTCCTGAGCCAGTGCTGCGCTGCCCACTGGACAGTGTGCGAGAAGTCCTTGATTTCAATGAAGAACTGACTGAAGGAAAAAGTGAAGCTCTG GTTCTGGACCTTATGGGCTATGGAACAAGAACCCTGAACACAACTATTAAGTCAATGATGGCTTATATAATGAGTGATCAGGCTGCGTCGGAATTTAGTATGGACGGCCGCAAAGGCAAGGTTCGATTTAGGGACCTGAAGCTCGTCAAAGTTCTGTTCT CGGCTGCTCGGCGGACACGCCACCACAAAGACTGCACGgtagacgacgtgctctaccacATAAAGGAGTGGCTGCGCAGggcaaaagaaag TTGCTGTACAGAAACCAGACGCTACTTCCGTGCAGGACCATGA